The Pyrus communis chromosome 2, drPyrComm1.1, whole genome shotgun sequence genome includes a window with the following:
- the LOC137725337 gene encoding myosin-16-like yields MTKLSYLHEPGVLHNLATRYEINEIYTYTGNILIAINPFQSLSHLYDADMMERYNGVPYGELRPHVFAIADAAYREMIKEGKGNSILVSGESGAGKTETTKMLMRYLAYLGGNAAAEGRTVEQKVLESNPVLEAFGNAKTVRNNNSSRFGKFVEIQFDKCGRISGAAIRTYLLERSRVCQISDSERNYHCFYLLCAAPPQEIEKYKLGEPKLYHYLNQSNCYELDGTSDQHNYLSTRRAMDVVGINAVEQEAIFRVVAAILHLGNIDFANGGDNDSSVLKNDESLFHLQMTAELLMCNPRALEDALCKRVMVTPEEIIKKSLDPHGATVSRDGLAKTIYSRLFDWLVDKINFSIGQDPNSKCLIGVLDIYGFESFKTNSFEQFCINYTNEKLQQHFNKHVFKTLQEEYTKEEIDWSYIEFVDNKDVLDLIEQKKGGIIALLDEACMFPKSTHETFSTKLYQTFKDHKRFIKPKLTRSDFTIVHYAGEVQYQSDQFLDKNKDYIVPEHRDLLSASTCSFVAGLFPPLTEEVAKSSKFSSISSRFKLQLQQLMEILNSTEPHYIRCIKPNNVLKPAVFENDNVMQQLRSGGVLEAVQIKCAGYPTYRSFSEFLSRFHVLAPEVLKMDCPENEACEKILVKMGLRGYQIGKTKVFLRAGQMAELDAKRILLLGNSSKVIQTRGRTRITRKKYVSTREASICVQSFCKGELARKLFKRKKREISAVKIQKTARKRLARKDYLRIKFASTILQAGVRAMAARDEFRYRVNAAIIIQTGLKAMAARDDFRCRINAAVIIQTGLRAMAARDVFRCRINAAVIIQTGLRAMAARDGFRCRAQSKPKVIVQTDLETKISETPKLESSMQVNTDSEKEKVEEATNAESSLLTNVSRGFEIDALSKSQVAQVEIEDACCITKDLSSPDQNAERVKILTAEVESLKVMLQAEKQRANECERRYVEARVSSEEGRRKLEETERIVLQLQESLNRMIYCMSNQVSELKTILSTASKSSSTTSGPFVRHEGFDSISSNSDYSSTDSDFTFPAPATSSANFSSTGPSSIQLIVQDVSGGEVSGSENEKEGAFDDFF; encoded by the exons ATGACTAAGCTATCATACTTGCATGAACCCGGAGTGCTTCACAATTTGGCAACTAGATATGAGATAAATGAAATTTAT ACTTACACTGGAAACATTCTCATCGCCATCAATCCTtttcaaagtctctcacatctGTATGATGCTGATATGATGGAACGGTATAATGGAGTACCATATGGAGAACTGAGGCCTCATGTTTTTGCAATAGCCGATGCTGCATACAG GGAAATGATTAAGGAGGGAAAAGGAAACTCGATTCTGGTTAGTGGGGAAAGCGGAGCTGGTAAGACCGAAACAACTAAAATGCTTATGCGCTACCTTGCCTATTTGGGTGGTAATGCTGCAGCTGAAGGGCGGACTGTTGAACAAAAAGTTTTAGAA TCAAATCCAGTTCTTGAAGCATTTGGTAACGCTAAGACTGTTAGGAATAACAATTCCAG CCGCTTTGGGAAATTTGTCGAGATTCAATTTGATAAATGTGGTAGAATATCAGGGGCAGCCATTAGAACATATCTCTTAGAGAGATCTCGTGTTTGCCAGATTTCGGATTCAGAGCGTAACTATCACTGTTTTTACCTCCTCTGTGCTGCTCCACCGCAG GAAATAGAGAAATATAAGTTGGGAGAACCTAAGTTATATCACTATCTTAATCAATCAAATTGCTATGAACTTGATGGCACGAGTGATCAGCACAATTATCTCTCCACTCGGAGAGCCATGGATGTTGTTGGAATAAATGCAGTAGAACag gaGGCTATTTTCAGAGTTGTAGCTGCAATTCTTCATCTTGGGAATATTGATTTTGCCAATGGGGGAGATAATGACTCATCTGTTCTGAAAAATGACGAATCCCTTTTTCATCTTCAAATGACAGCAGAACTTCTCAT GTGTAATCCTCGGGCTCTGGAAGATGCACTGTGTAAGCGTGTAATGGTTACTCCAgaagaaattattaaaaaaagtcTTGATCCCCATGGCGCAACAGTTAGCAGGGATGGATTGGCCAAGACTATATATTCTCGTTTGTTTGACTG GTTGGTGGATAAGATCAATTTCTCAATTGGACAGGACCCTAACTCCAAATGTCTGATTGGGGTTCTTGATATATATGGTTTTGAAAGCTTCAAAACTAACAG TTTTGAGCAGTTCTGTATTAATTACACTAATGAAAAGCTGCAACAACATTTCAACAAG CATGTATTCAAGACGCTACAAGAGGAATACACTAAAGAGGAAATTGATTGGAGCTACATAGAATTTGTCGATAATAAAGATGTCCTTGATCTCATTGAACAG AAGAAAGGTGGGATTATTGCTCTGCTTGATGAAGCTTG TATGTTTCCAAAATCAACTCATGAAACATTTTCAACAAAGCTGTATCAGACATTCAAAGATCACAAACGCTTCATCAAGCCAAAACTGACCCGCTCAGATTTCACCATTGTTCATTATGCAGGAGAA gtacaATATCAGTCTGATCAATTTCTTGACAAAAATAAAGACTATATTGTTCCTGAACATCGAGATTTGTTAAGTGCATCAACATGTTCTTTTGTAGCAGGCCTTTTCCCTCCACTTACTGAGGAGGTGGCCAAATCTTCCAAGTTTTCATCCATCAGTTCTCGTTTTAAG CTACAACTCCAACAATTGATGGAAATACTAAATTCTACAGAACCCCATTACATAAGATGTATAAAGCCGAATAATGTTTTAAAGCCCGCTGTATTTGAGAATGATAATGTCATGCAACAGCTACGTTCTGGT GGTGTTTTAGAGGCTGTCCAAATAAAATGTGCTGGATACCCTACTTACAGGagtttttctgaatttttaaGTCGATTCCATGTCCTGGCCCCAGAAGTTTTAAAAATGGA TTGTCCTGAAAATGAAGCCTGCGAaaagattttggtgaagatgggGCTTAGAGGTTATCAG atagggaaaacaaaggttttccTAAGAGCTGGTCAGATGGCTGAGCTAGATGCAAAGAGAATACTCTTACTTGGCAACTCATCTAAGGTGATTCAAACACGAGGCAGGACTCGTATAACTCGTAAAAAGTATGTTTCTACACGGGAGGCTTCTATTTGTGTACAATCATTTTGTAAAG GAGAACTGGCTCGCAAGTTATTCAAGCGCAAGAAGAGGGAGATTTCTGCAGTTAAAATTCAGAAGACTGCCCGTAAACGCCTGGCAAGAAAAGACTATCTCAGAATCAAGTTCGCTTCGACTATCTTGCAGGCAGGTGTACGGGCAATGGCTGCCCGTGATGAATTTAGATATAGGGTTAATGCGGCAATTATTATTCAG ACAGGTTTAAAGGCAATGGCTGCTCGTGATGATTTTAGATGTAGAATTAATGCGGCAGTTATTATTCAG ACAGGTTTACGGGCAATGGCTGCTCGTGATGTTTTTAGATGTAGAATTAATGCGGCAGTTATTATTCAG ACAGGTTTACGGGCAATGGCTGCTCGTGATGGTTTTAGATGTAGAGCCCAATCTAAGCCTAAAGTTATTGTTCAG ACTGATTTGGAGACAAAAATATCAGAAACACCGAAGTTGGAGTCCTCCATGCAAGTTAAT ACTGACtcggaaaaagaaaaggttgaagaGGCAACAAATGCAGAGTCCTCCCTGCTTACTAATGTAAGCAGAGGGTTTGAAATAGATGCGTTGTCTAAAAGTCAGGTTGCACAGGTAGAAATTGAAGATGCATGCTGTATAACCAAAGATCTTTCAAGTCCTGATCAAAACGCTGAAAGAGTTAAAATTCTTACTGCAGAAGTTGAAAGTCTGAAG GTCATGTTGCAAGCTGAAAAACAAAGAGCCAATGAGTGTGAAAGGAGATACGTAGAAGCTCGGGTATCAAGTGAGGAAGGACGTAGAAAGTTAGAGGAAACTGAAAGAATAGTTCTTCAACTTCAGGAATCTTTGAACAG GATGATATATTGCATGTCAAACCAAGTTTCCGAGCtgaaaacaatattatctacagcATCCAAGTCAAGTTCAACAACTTCAGGACCTTTTGTTAGACACGAAGGGTTTGATAGCATTTCCAGTAACTCTGATTATTCATCCACGGACTCAGATTTCACTTTTCCAGCTCCAGCTACAAGTTCAGCAAACTTTTCTTCTACTGGCCCCAGTTCTATCCAGCTTATAGTTCAGGACGTTTCAGGCGGAGAAGTTTCAG GAtctgaaaatgagaaggagGGGGCTTTTGATGACTTCTTCTGA
- the LOC137721537 gene encoding transcriptional regulator SUPERMAN-like, giving the protein MNCINFFEGENLCDISWATRNFACSFCKREFRSAQALGGHMNVHRRDRARLRLLPPTLSSEICPQNPNPSSYFATSSSSSLSSCHSLFSPSLRTRVSAPSSASSMDENKKPRYDYWPENHFPDLIPKKGMGGGVDHEAGHIFKGFSQRDDEYFNKIDLEKENTIIRVDLGLDLDLDIGLLKDHKEEVDLELRLGHL; this is encoded by the coding sequence ATGAATTGTATCAACTTCTTTGAAGGAGAAAATTTATGTGATATTTCATGGGCTACAAGAAACTTCGCATGTAGCTTTTGCAAGAGAGAGTTCAGGTCTGCTCAAGCTCTTGGGGGTCATATGAATGTCCATAGAAGAGACAGAGCTAGGCTGAGACTCCTTCCTCCTACCCTTTCTTCAGAAATATGtccacaaaaccctaaccctagttcTTATTTTGCtacttcatcatcctcatctcTTTCATCATGTCATTccttgttttctccttctctgAGGACTCGGGTCTCTGCACCTTCATCAGCTTCATCTATGGATGAAAATAAGAAACCGAGATACGACTACTGGCCGGAAAATCACTTTCCTGATCTGATTCCCAAGAAAGGCATGGGAGGTGGTGTTGATCATGAGGCTGGACACATATTTAAGGGTTTTTCACAAAGAGATGATGAGTACTTCAACAAGATTGATCTGGAGAAAGAGAATACTATAATTCGGGTTGACTTGGGGTTGGACTTGGATTTGGACATAGGGTTGCTCAAAGATCACAAGGAGGAAGTGGATCTGGAACTTCGACTTGGGCATCTTTAG